A genomic segment from Macrobrachium rosenbergii isolate ZJJX-2024 chromosome 58, ASM4041242v1, whole genome shotgun sequence encodes:
- the LOC136837284 gene encoding integumentary mucin C.1-like, with amino-acid sequence MPLQDNCTLITTTRKTASLITASRTIATLVTATKTTTTLITATKTTATMINATRTIITLRTATRTTITLITATRTSAILITATRTTATLITATRTIATLLTATRTTATIITATRTISTLITATRTTVTLITASGKLPLNNCHQDNCHSDNCHQDNCHSDNCHQDNCHSDNCY; translated from the coding sequence ATGCCTCTGCAGGACAACTGCACTCTCATAACTACAACTAGGAAAACTGCCTCCCTGATAACTGCCAGCAGGACAATTGCCACTCTGGTGACTGCTACCAAGACGACCACCACCCTGATAACTGCCACCAAGACAACTGCTACCATGATAAATGCCACCAGGACAATTATCACTCTGAGAACTGCCACCAGGACAACTATCACTCTGATAACTGCCACCAGGACAAGTGCCATTCTGATAACTGCCACCAGGACGACTGCCACTCTGATAACTGCCACCAGGACAATTGCCACTCTGTTAACTGCCACCAGGACAACTGCCACTATAATAACTGCCACCAGGACAATTTCCACCCTAATAACTGCCACCAGGACAACTGTCACTCTCATAACAGCTTCAGGAAAACTGCCACTTAATAACTGCCACCAGGACAACTGTCACTCTGATAACTGCCACCAGGACAATTGTCACTCTGACAACTGCCACCAGGACAATTGCCACTCTGATAACTGCTACTAG